From the genome of Chelonia mydas isolate rCheMyd1 chromosome 2, rCheMyd1.pri.v2, whole genome shotgun sequence, one region includes:
- the LOC119565537 gene encoding heat shock protein 30C-like isoform X2 — translation MLPLPVWLWPSCGPVSSLVGPGPPSLWGQLVGDLPTPLEEMERMRPSLLLAHPLLRGGGQGRATPRQSGRSLAEGAGKEPGARAPGKEKYQLSLDVSGFSPAELMVRLAGRKLTVTGKQEKKTESGAGVRSHEYREIRRETLLPEAVDVQALLCSLSQDGQLCIEAPPLALPAAEGRAVPISVCPGVKAGEGNLAAEGKEPGSSEVETGGETEGSSPRDS, via the coding sequence ATGCTCCCGCTCCCAGTGTGGCTGTGGCCGAGCTGTGGCCCCGTGTCCAGCCTCGTGGGGCCGGGTCCCCCCAGCCTCTGGGGCCAGCTGGTGGGGGACCTGCCGACGCCCCTGGAGGAGATGGAGCGAATGAGACCCTCCCTCCTGCTGGCTCATCCCCTTCTCCGCGGGGGAGGCCAGGGGAGGGCGACGCCAAGGCAGAGCGGCCGGTCCCTGGCCGAGGGTGCGGGGAAGGAGCCCGGGGCCCGGGCGCCGGGGAAGGAGAAGTACCAGCTCTCCCTGGACGTGAGCGGCTTCTCCCCAGCTGAGCTGATGGTGAGACTGGCCGGGAGGAAGCTGACGGTGACGGGGAAGCAGGAGAAGAAAACGGAGTCGGGGGCTGGAGTCCGCTCCCACGAGTACAGAGAGATCCGCCGAGAAACGCTCCTGCCGGAAGCCGTGGACGTGcaggccctgctctgctccctgtcccaggACGGGCAGCTCTGCATCGAGGCGCCGCCTCTGGCCCTGCCAGCTGCCGAAGGGAGAGCCGTTCCCATCAGCGTCTGCCCGGGGGTGAAGGCAGGAGAAGGGAACCTGGCGGCGGAGGGAAAGGAGCCGGGGAGCAGCGAGGTGGAGacaggaggagagactgaggggtCCAGCCCCAGAGATTCCTGA